The Astyanax mexicanus isolate ESR-SI-001 chromosome 21, AstMex3_surface, whole genome shotgun sequence genome contains the following window.
tatatcagcatttttaaagtgtgtgtgtagtttttagaCGGTCCCTGCCCCAGGCCCCGCCCCCTGCTGGGTCCCGgaagcgctgtgtgtgtgtgtacagtgagtatgtgtatgagtatagtatagtgtacagggtgtgtgtgtatagtgtgtgtgtgtgagtgtgtgtgtgtgtgtgagagagtgtgtgtgatggtgcgGGGCCGCATGGCCGCGGTGATGTGCGGCGCGCTGCTGCTGGGTCTCGCGCTGCTCCTGGCGCTCACTCTCACCTGCAggtacagctgtgtgtgtgtgtgtgtgtgtgtgtgtgtgtgtgtgtgtgtgtgtgtgtgtgtgtgtgtgtgtgtgtgtgtgtgtgtgtgtgtgtgtctaattgtgtgtgtgtgagagagagagagtgtgtgtctaaatgtgtgtgtgtgtctctgagtgtgtgtgtgtgtaagagaatatACATACAATAATACTATatagtatagagagagagagtgtaagagagacagtgagtgtgtgtgtgtgtgtgtgtgtgtgtgtgtgtgtctaaatgtCTGTGtgtctaaatgtgtgtgtttctgagtgtgtgtaagagaatatacatacaataataatatacagtagagagatagtgtgtgagagtgagtgagtgagtgagaaagagagagagagagtgtgtgtgtttgtctaagagtgtgtgtgtgtgtgtgtaagagagtgtgtgtaagtcgTGTGTAAATTCACATTGAGCGCCTTGTGCCTTGTTTGCTCTGACAGTTGTCagacatatatgtgtgtgtgtgtgtgtgtgtgtgtgtgtgtgtgtatgcagtccCTGGCCAAAAATTTGTggagatcactgagatcactactaggggtgactgactgttttATGAGATGGTCCTCAGATTatcaatcacaccagcagtttacagtgtgaactcttcagtccagggcaaaggcaggattgaagtggTCACCATGAGACTGCTGTACTCGAACGTGACtgtcatcagatcccaaacagaacctggattcattgATAAAAAGAGTACAGTTAAAGCGATTTCAGATTTCCAGCAGTAGCCACACCACATACGCATTGGAAAACCCCGATTAGCATCAAGCAGTATGTAAAGTGAATTGGCAAACCACTGGCAATGTGAAAACCATGCTACCATGCCAGTCTTATCATGTTCACAATACCAATGCAAACTGAAAAGGTGATTTCCTGCACAGTTACCTGTTCAGTAGTGACGTCTTTCCTGCATGTCTGGTGGTAaatgatctttcaccaggaggtacattaccgaaaagtagcctctgagagcctttatATAGGACAGTAGGGGGAGCATTATGTTGCCCTTTTGTGGTAAAACCAAGTATATCTGTTGAAGCAGAACGGCACGCCAATTTGAGCAAGTTCTGTTTAATTCTGTATTGACTataactgtctctttctctctctcactctatctctctgtttctgtccccCAGTCGAGCGAAGAACGTGGTGGCTGTAGCTCCTACCCCTGTGCGATTTTTCTCCCCCCAGTTTCCGGTGGTTGACCTGTTTCTTGGTCAGCAGGATCAGGTGGATCGGTTGCGGGAGGAGGCcgatgtgtgtgtgctggtttatTACGCCCCCTGGTGTGCACACTCCATCAACACGCGTGACCACATTCAGCAGGTGGCGCTGCGCATGGCCAACgaggtataaacatacacacacacagtggtagtCAGTAGTGATACCTTTCCTGCACAGTTACTGGTTCAGTAGTGATGCCTTTCCTGCACAGTTACTGGTTCAGTAGTGATGCATTTCCTGTTGACAGGTGCGGTTCGTTGGGGTGAACTGCTGGTGGAATCAGGGAAAATGCCGGAAGCAGAAGAGCTTCTTTAAGTATCCTGTTATCCAGCTGTTCTACAGGAGGTGAGATGCTCCTCTGTACTGCTTCTGAATCCAGAACCACGGTCCTACTGGTAGAATGTGTTCCTCAGTCAGTATTATTACAGTTGGCTGTAGCCTAGCTATGTTGCCTTATGTGTACCTCACAGAAATACAACTAGGAATAGTGACAATGCAGAGGCAGTTATTGGTCAGGCATGTTTTGTGTTCATGACTTTGTTGCACAAGTATAAACACTCACAACGGTGTAGGACGCTCAGACTATACCATAGAATCTGCACAGCGCCAACCTTCAGTCCTGAAGTATCACTCCTTATAACCAGCTGTCTTATTGAGGGCCTCTACTGTTCAGCCTGTTCAGATTGATACTTGCCTGACCATTTTAACATTAAcaagtctctgtctctctctctctctctctctgtatctctctgtctgtaggtTTGGTCCTATTGAATATAGGGGGCCATTGGTGGGGGAGTATATTGAGAGTTTTATTAGGAAAGTTGTTTCACCTCTCACCTACCTGCCCACCCGCTCTGCCCTCAACACCTTCATATCCCACCatgaggtaacacacacacacacacacacatgcacacacacgattttcttttttcttttcttttttattacagcagagaggtctatgccaggtttagattagtctatggtcagtcgtTGCTTTGATTCAtgaaatttacaatatcttatttcaaaaggtgaacttgatataagtgatgcaaagtgatacaagtgatctgtaatacaccacattagacactaatggtcaaatttaaataatttaattaagatatatatgtaatgccatctagtggctttttttggtggcagcagtgtgcactattaaaacagcaatgtgcaacataacaaaataaataatacaaaaatacaggaacagtcatgtacaaaataatagaacaattagagccttaacaaactgaactctatcctactataacagttaaacatgaaaaataagactttaagactttttcagtccctgagaatgagaagttttttttctttaataaagatatattattaactttatctgagagaaagatgctccttatgtaccaaaactattaacatatttcaggctaaagaaaacaactgttatttttatattttcgcGTAGCGCtcgcgtgcttgcgtagcttagagggagggatcgtcgatcatctttttgacttcgatgctcgagaccatgacataattttgataaaTTTCGacgaaatatcgaaatcgtgacacccctagtagtgaCAGTGGTTGTAATTATTTAGTGGTTGTTATGATTTCAGTGATTGTATTGGTAGTGATAGTAGTGTTTGTAGTGATTCtagtaaatgtaaagattttagcAGTTTTAGTGATATTAGTGACTGTAATATTATCGGGTTGGGTGTGGGAGAAGTAGGTCATTTTGTGTCTCCTGAATTGTGTGTGAATAGGaaacggtgtgtgtgtggttgggttaCCAAGCGTTAAATGGCATGTgaacaggatgtgtgtgtgtgtatacgtgtaaactgctgtttgttttatgttatacTTGCTGCACCTGCTACAGCACTAGCTGTGAAAGTGTGTCGTAGATTGTTGTAGTGCACAGAGAGGAATAGTGATCAGTACTCTGAGACTTCAAACCCAAATGAATCAAtcaattcagaaactgattcactGACTCAAATCACTCTGTGGATTGAATTTAATTGTcagtaagtgtttgtgtgtgtgtttgtgtgttcgttCTGCAGCAGGGTGTTGTCGGGTTCTTTGAGTTTAATTCGTCTCCCCAGCCGCCCGGATATGTCACCTTCCTCACCTCCGCACTGCACGCGCTCAGacgaggtaacacacacacacacacacacacacacttattacaAATAAGACAGGGTTATTTATTGTGATTCTATTTGAGAAATTAGTCATTGTTTATGATATAGCTAATATTTATGATGTCATATGTATATTTGAATGTTTATTGTCCTCTATACATTTCACTGTTATGTAAATCGTTACTCTGATTGGTGCAGATTCTCAGAAGGCGGTGCGGTTTGGAGTGGTGACCAATCAGGAGGTGGCGGAGGGCGTTTCCCTGAGAGAGGACGAAAGTGTGTATCTGCATCGCCGATTCAACACATCACTGGTAagaacacacactacacacagacacacacacacacacacacacacacacacacacactacactacactacacaaaacacacacttcgcatacacatacctatacatgtacaagggtttccaataaagtggaacTACAAGGTACGGCCAACCCTTTAGAAGTTTCTATATTTCTACATcaatatgatctaaaacatcatcagaacaGCTTCCACTCTAGAATGTTGGGGAGTTTTCTTACGTTATCTTCTCGCTTAAGCTCCGCCCACAATGGTTTTCATTGGATTAAGCTCACGACTTTGACTTTgccccattccaaaacattaatatgtgcatttagggtcattgtcctgctgtacGACCCACCTTCTCTTAAGATTCAGTTCATGAAAAGATGTCCTgatattttctgatattttagaATTCATGATTCCACCATCACTGACGGCAGGTTTTCCAGATGCAGTGATTTCAGTAAACTGCAGATGACCTGCAGATGTTCTTTTTTAAGATCAGAGGAGATTTAAGATTTctccttgcaaccctgccatgcacatTGGTGTTCTTCAGATTGGGGACTCATGAACCTTAATATTAGCCAATCTAAAAGAGCCCTTCAGTTgtttagaagttaccctggggtattagattatttttctcaataaataaaacagcaaatataatattttgtctcatttgtttatctgggttctctttatctacttctaGGACTTGATGATGTTTTACatcatatttatgtatttatacattGCTCTAcactaggtgtttccaataaagtggcctcaGTGAGTGTGAGCTTTGTGATGGTTTAGTTAAGGGTTTAGGAATGCAGATAAACTGGCCTGAGTTCCCAAACCAGTTTTACTGCAGAGAGAATTCCTGCAATATATGGGTTAACTGTAATTAGTGTAGTTGTGATTAGTCACAGCAATTAATCTTGTTCACATCAGGTAAATAGTTAATTATGAAGCTGAAGTTATTTTCTTGTTGTGTTAATGGCAATTATCTGAAATAAACCAATGCAGTGACTGACACCTACACAAATACTGATTTGggtatttatttacttttctatTTCTGTCTATATTCAACTACTCTCATACAACAGTGCACTTAATCGCAAACTAAAATACTCGATTAATCGGAAACTAAAATACTCGATTGATTGCAAACAAATACTGATTAATCTCAGCTAACCAGTTGAGTTAATGCAATTAATTGCAGTAATTTCCACTAAATCAATGCAGTCAAAACTGCAATGCTACTTAAACTCAAACTAAATCGATTAAAGTGATTAGTCGTGATTAGTCGTGATTAGTCATGATTAATCTTCCTCTGTGTTTGTCAGGTGTTCCCACGGGAGGAGAGGAACTTCACGGCTGAAGCGATTTGTAACTGGGTTTATGAAAACCGAGAGAGCGTCGTTCACTGGATCCAGCCAACAGGAGCCAAGAGCTACTCCCTGGAGGCGGAGCTTCACAAAGGACCCGCCCTGCTCACGTTCCTCCCACACAATCCACTTACAGCCAATCATCAGCTGCTCTCTGAGGTAAATACTTACGTCTCCGCCCACCAAACAATCCCTCCTGAAGTTTTTATGTTTAGTTTCATTTAATAATTTTTACATAGAAAtaaataatcacaattaatcGCAGTATTTGTGTTACATaggactgtttattgttttattacataatcatgattatttgtttttgtgtggtaatttaattacattaattacattatgcTTGTAGTTGTGATTGGTCACAATATTTGGTGCTTCTTCATTTTACTTTTGCTATTGCTTTTAGTATTCATGCAGATTTTACATGCAATGAATTGCACAGCCGCATGCAATCACAGGCACAAATTAAAGTGCTTAATCGCGATTAATTGCATTATCGTTACACAAAAACTGCGACTAATTGCATCTTAAACAGTCATGACTTCTTAAGCaaaaataatgtgattaatcatgacTACCTAAAATCTAACAAAATATGGATTGTCCCGATTAATCACACAAatgctgtgattaatcacgattattTGATTTTACACTACAATGGTTTTGGCACTccaattgtaataataataataatagtaattgaATTCGGTTGTTTCCAACTGAAATGAATGCTAACGATACTTTTGTATATATAGTGAtgtgatatagtgatatatgATGTGATAGAGTAATGAATTGTACTAATATGACTATGGTTGTTTTAACTTGGCTGATCACTTAATAGTCTATAATCAATGATGATAGACATAAATACTTTACTTAAGTTAATAATGATAAGACATCAGTTGATTAATAtaaattctctttctctcaggtgGTGGACGTAGCGCTGCGCTATCGCTCCTGCTGTTTATCGGAGCTCCAGTTTGACGGAGGCATCCCGTCTGCCCTGCTGACCCCATCAGGGTCCCCCCTGCCTGGGCCAAGGTGCTGCCAGTCCCTGCTGCTGTCCGGCTCGAGGTCCGAGTCTAACGCTAACGCTAACTCTAACTCTAGTGCTAGCATCTGTGAGCTGTGCGTAAACCGCTCTgctccaggttctacctcatgttCCCCCCTGCTGCGTTCTCGATGTTCCGTCATGGAGCTGGAGGCGGTTCTAGACTCATAtttaaggaacattgttgttCCGGTGCCCTCTACCTGCACCAACCTGCGGAACACCTACAGCCCCTTTAGCCACTACAGTGCATGCTGCAGGACGCTACCGCAGGACCCCGAGACTCCGGCACGGTCAGACCCACACTGCCCCCTGGTGGTGGACTCAGTAACGGGTCTGCACTGTCGGACCAATAAGACGCTGCGGTTTTACCTGCTGGACTCGCACCTGTCCTGGCCTCTGGCGCAGAGGCTCGGGGCGCTAGGGAACCAGAGCACTCGTACCTTCACAACCATCGTCAACCTGAGGGACGAGACGCACTACGTTCTGGAGAACGCCGATAAAAATTCTTTAGGTACAGATTTACATTTACTCACCTGTGATTTAACGCTTCTGCTCTTGGTTCCCGTATTAAACTCTGCAACCAGGTGTTGGTAAAAGAACCTCTGGCTGAATCGAGGCATTGATACAAACGGTTTGTGACATACTCTAGTTCTTATGAGACCCCACTCAACGGCTTATATGTTTTTACACACTGTaaactttacattttacacattgtACACCTCTTCTTCTTTCTACTGCAGAACACTTCATTCTGAACTTCAGCGCCCCCTACAGCCCCCTCCACAGACACCTGGTGGGCCACAGAGAACTACATCCCCCACAATCCCTCATTCAGGAAGTCACCACACACTCTTTCATCGACACAGTGATGGATCCTGAAAGGGTGAGGGTTTTACACTCTGTAAactttacattttctacattttacacttcttttatactttttacaCTCTACACACTGTTGTACCTTTTatagttttacactgtaaacttgacattttttacatttcaccCTTTAcagtttacatattttacatcagGCATTTTTTAAGTCTTATAGCTTTTACACTGtacactttacttttttttcccacacaCTAAGTCTTACACTGCAAACgttatcatttatattttacacactGTATGTCTTATAGCTTATAAACGGTAAACTTTACACTCTCTTTATTTTTACACTCTACGCACTGTACATCTTATAGTTTTACACAGCAATCtttacattttcttcattttacaCTTTGCAGTATACACACTTTACATCAGgcactgtatttattatattttatacactgtaaactTTACACTTTATGCATCACTGTGTCTCTCTGTAGGACGTGTTGGTGTTCTACTACTCGGGTTGGTGCGGGTTCTGTACGGTTctgaatcatgttctcctccgatTGGCTCGACTCTTTCAGGGAAACAGCGCCCTCACGGTGGCCAGGTCAGAAACTGCACACTTCATTACATCTCAATCTCACATAAACaatagaaaataattttaaatcagtttaataaaaacagtgtaaataatTTTGAGATgaaagaaaagtttattaaagTTTGATTGTAATTTCTAAAGATTACTaatttttaagcatatttttttaaacagtgtgtttgttttattgttgtttatcaGAATAAATGTTGGTCTTAATGATCTGCCCTGGGAATTCATGGTGGATCACCTGCCCTCCTTCCTCTTCTTCCCCAAACACAGGTAAACTCATTCAtctcattaatattattaatatcataaatatcataaatattccATCAGTTATTGTATTGCCTTGTTCATTTTTGGAGTGTGATACAAATTAGCACCAGCCCTCTCTTTTATAATCAAAATATCTTCTGACATTAATCACAATAATTATCACGTTATGTTTGATTAATGAATCagttataatttaattaattgtgaATCATTATTTTAGATTAAGTTGGTTGGGTTTACTGGAATGTGTGTGTAACGGGTTAATCAGGATTAATTACATGATTATTTTGGTGATTGCTCACAATTAATAATCACATTACTTGATGAAGCTGATCGCTTTAATTTACAAGACCAATCACAATTCatttcagtatttttattattgattttatttatttatttattttgtattgtttacaGTTAATCTCTTGCCGTGTGTagtttaactgtgattaatcacattcatTTGTAATGactaatcacaattaatcacatcaTAATTGTATCTGGTCACAGTTGATTATGATTAATAAATTGTGATATTTCTGATTGATAACTcatgttttttcatattttgtgaaACTTGATTGCAATAATCTGCAGTGATTTTGAGCTGCTTATGTTAATTAATGTGTAtgaattaaaattttattataatGATGACACATTAATAATTCTAGGTCGTCCTCAGACGAGCCTTCCATCGTTTCTTCCAGTCATCCCGATTCCCCATACATCTTTTCAATTCACTGATACTCTGGGCTTCTGCGTCCTTCTTGAGTACGTCCACATAGGTTAGTGTGGGACGTCCTCTTGAGCGGCTCCCATGTGTCGGTTCCCATAGCACCAGTTTGCTGGCTGGCAATTCCTGGTGCCTATGGCAGTGTCCTGCAAGTCTCATTCGCCTTACCGCAATTTTCTCGCTCACTCTTGGTATTTCCTCGTACAGGGTTTGGTTGGTTACATGTGCATCATTGCAGATGTTAAGTACTGCACGCAGCATCCTGGTGTAACACCCATCAAGGGACTTCTCCAGAGTTGGCTTAAGTGTCCAGCATTCGCTGCCATAGAGGAGAACAGACTCTACTGTTGCATAGAAGAAGCTCAGTTTTATTTGACGAGGGAGACTGGAGTTCCATACACTGGCCATACCGTTCAGAGCCCTCCATGCAAGTGCCTTCCTTACTTTTAGGTCTTGCTCAGTTGAATTGACCCATGAGCCCAGGTACTTGAAGTCATCAACTTCATTCAGCACAGTGCCTCCTGCTGTAGTCAGAGGCAGATGTTCAGGCGGGATGTTGTAGGTAATGACCTCAGTTTTCTTCGCGTTTAACCTGAGGCCAACCTTAGCGCACTCTAGTTCTACTCTGCTCAGTAGAATTTGTGCTTGCTCCACGTTGTCAGAGAGCAAACTGATGTCATCCGCAAAGTCAAGGTCTGTGAGGACCACTGCGGGGTATCGACTTGACTTCCTTGGAGATAGTGTGAAGCCAAGTTCCTGTTCCCTCCCATTAATTGCCTTCCTGAGCGCATAATCGAGTACTATGATGAAGAGGAAGGGGGCCAGTGTGTCCCCCTGCATAACTCCAGCCAGGATGTCAAATTCCTCGCTGTTGCCGTCTGGGGTCACCACCTTGGCCCTTGTTCCTGCATACATGGACTCTATTGCTCGGAGTAGATTTGGGGGAATACTGTATGCCTTGAGGATCTTCACCATCATGCCTCGATGTATTGAGTCAAATGCCTTTTTGAAGTCCATAAAGCATAGTACTGCTGTCAGGTTGttctttttcacctcctcaatcATTCTCCTTAGTGCCAGGATCTGGGATGTAGTGGTGCGTCTCTCTCGAAACCCGTTCTGGTTCTTCCTCAGAAGAGGGTCAATTGCCTGCCGGACCCTGTTTAGGATCATACGGTTGTAAACTTTTGCAATAGTGCATGTCAGGCTGATGCCCCGATAGTTGTCCGGCTTCGATAGGTCTCCAGACTTAGGCACTGGCACGATGTTTGATAAAGACCACGTATCAGGCAGCCGATTGTGCAGCAGGGCAAGGTTGCAAAACTCTAAAATGATGTCATCCATGTCGCAGTTCCTCAGCACCTCTGGGGGTATACCATCCGGACCAGCACTCTTTCCTGCTTTTACGGTGGTTTTTGCCCTGGCAAGCTCTCCGAGTGTGAAGGGGCCGTCATTGATGTTAAGGTTTGGGAGGACTGATTGTACTTCTTCCTCAGTTGCTTCTGATGGTTCTCCTAGCAGCCTATGGAAGTGGGTGGTCCAGGTTGTCACCCTCTCCTCTGGGGTGTGTCCCTCCACCTGTCCCTTCTTGGTCCTCTTCCGCCCTGTCATCTCGTTGATGACCCTCCAAGCCTCCCCATACTGTTGACAACCTTGCGCCTCCTGTACCCTCCGCACTCTCTCCATCAGTTCCTCCCCTCTGATGGTGTCATAAGTTCTGAAAAGGAACTGTTTGGCCTCATTCAGCTCCCCACGACTCTCTGCCGTTGGCTCCCGCTCAAAGCTGAGGCGGGCTTCCTCCACCCTGCTTCGTGCTACTACGACTTCTGGGTGTTTTGATCGCATGGA
Protein-coding sequences here:
- the txndc11 gene encoding thioredoxin domain-containing protein 11 isoform X5 — protein: MVRGRMAAVMCGALLLGLALLLALTLTCSRAKNVVAVAPTPVRFFSPQFPVVDLFLGQQDQVDRLREEADVCVLVYYAPWCAHSINTRDHIQQVALRMANEVRFVGVNCWWNQGKCRKQKSFFKYPVIQLFYRRFGPIEYRGPLVGEYIESFIRKVVSPLTYLPTRSALNTFISHHEQGVVGFFEFNSSPQPPGYVTFLTSALHALRRDSQKAVRFGVVTNQEVAEGVSLREDESVYLHRRFNTSLVFPREERNFTAEAICNWVYENRESVVHWIQPTGAKSYSLEAELHKGPALLTFLPHNPLTANHQLLSEVVDVALRYRSCCLSELQFDGGIPSALLTPSGSPLPGPRCCQSLLLSGSRSESNANANSNSSASICELCVNRSAPGSTSCSPLLRSRCSVMELEAVLDSYLRNIVVPVPSTCTNLRNTYSPFSHYSACCRTLPQDPETPARSDPHCPLVVDSVTGLHCRTNKTLRFYLLDSHLSWPLAQRLGALGNQSTRTFTTIVNLRDETHYVLENADKNSLEHFILNFSAPYSPLHRHLVGHRELHPPQSLIQEVTTHSFIDTVMDPERDVLVFYYSGWCGFCTVLNHVLLRLARLFQGNSALTVARINVGLNDLPWEFMVDHLPSFLFFPKHRKQMSVKFPDSAPVTLPNLVRFILQHTGHAPQAPGAGPASLLEAELRSLQGEVLALQQAREQLSRQLAALWRENRRLAFHARALTSYHAQLQSHNAELQEQSGRLETLYREKSRQLADAVGRLQELADASEELLAENSLLKVLLTVLREREGEEPERTRKTEGKEASS
- the txndc11 gene encoding thioredoxin domain-containing protein 11 isoform X6, with protein sequence MVRGRMAAVMCGALLLGLALLLALTLTCSRAKNVVAVAPTPVRFFSPQFPVVDLFLGQQDQVDRLREEADVCVLVYYAPWCAHSINTRDHIQQVALRMANEVRFVGVNCWWNQGKCRKQKSFFKYPVIQLFYRRFGPIEYRGPLVGEYIESFIRKVVSPLTYLPTRSALNTFISHHEQGVVGFFEFNSSPQPPGYVTFLTSALHALRRDSQKAVRFGVVTNQEVAEGVSLREDESVYLHRRFNTSLVFPREERNFTAEAICNWVYENRESVVHWIQPTGAKSYSLEAELHKGPALLTFLPHNPLTANHQLLSEVVDVALRYRSCCLSELQFDGGIPSALLTPSGSPLPGPRCCQSLLLSGSRSESNANANSNSSASICELCVNRSAPGSTSCSPLLRSRCSVMELEAVLDSYLRNIVVPVPSTCTNLRNTYSPFSHYSACCRTLPQDPETPARSDPHCPLVVDSVTGLHCRTNKTLRFYLLDSHLSWPLAQRLGALGNQSTRTFTTIVNLRDETHYVLENADKNSLEHFILNFSAPYSPLHRHLVGHRELHPPQSLIQEVTTHSFIDTVMDPERDVLVFYYSGWCGFCTVLNHVLLRLARLFQGNSALTVARINVGLNDLPWEFMVDHLPSFLFFPKHRKQMSVKFPDSAPVTLPNLVRFILQHTGHAPQAPGAGPASLLEAELRSLQGEVLALQQAREQLSRQLAALWRENRRLAFHARALTSYHAQLQSHNAELQEQSGRLETLYREKSRQLADAVGRLQELADASEELLAENSLLKVLLTVLREREGEEPERTRKTEGKEASS